One part of the [Synechococcus] sp. NIES-970 genome encodes these proteins:
- a CDS encoding GDSL-like Lipase/Acylhydrolase domain protein, whose protein sequence is MTALSPTHINPSYAQRHPLRVVAFGDSLVYGFGDPVRGGWVEQLRLHWMGNPQGHVLYNLGVRGDTVKLVGDRLQTEYQQRGELRHKQPDLILLSVGVNDSPRLGRPDGKSFTDFALFQTQLDALLDTAQRLCPVIFIGQVPVNEAKMPFLDCLYYSHDEQHRYKEVTKKQCGDRQIPYLDIFDLWLNRGTHWVNDHLSDDGLHPNSEGYAMLFQDVINWQAIAQLDGGNSCALTGKTTVSFGV, encoded by the coding sequence ATGACCGCCCTGAGTCCCACCCACATCAACCCCAGTTATGCCCAACGCCACCCGCTGCGGGTAGTGGCCTTTGGTGACAGCCTGGTCTATGGCTTTGGCGATCCGGTGCGGGGCGGCTGGGTGGAACAGTTGCGGCTCCACTGGATGGGGAACCCCCAGGGTCACGTGCTCTACAATCTCGGTGTGCGCGGTGATACGGTCAAACTCGTGGGCGATCGCCTCCAAACGGAATATCAACAACGGGGTGAACTGCGCCACAAGCAACCGGATTTGATTTTGTTGTCTGTCGGGGTGAATGATTCGCCGCGCCTAGGCCGGCCCGATGGCAAAAGTTTTACAGATTTCGCCTTATTTCAAACGCAACTAGATGCCCTGCTCGACACAGCGCAACGGCTTTGCCCTGTGATTTTTATCGGTCAAGTACCGGTAAATGAAGCAAAGATGCCTTTTTTAGATTGTCTTTATTACAGCCACGACGAGCAGCACCGGTATAAGGAAGTGACGAAAAAGCAATGTGGCGATCGCCAGATTCCCTACCTCGATATTTTCGATCTCTGGCTCAATCGTGGCACTCACTGGGTCAATGATCACCTCAGCGACGATGGTCTCCACCCCAATAGCGAAGGCTATGCGATGCTTTTTCAGGATGTGATCAACTGGCAGGCGATCGCCCAACTCGATGGGGGGAACAGTTGTGCCCTGACCGGTAAAACAACCGTCTCTTTCGGGGTTTAG
- the menE gene encoding O-succinylbenzoyl-CoA synthetase yields the protein MSSLEIIDQTDPVIFATEFHQAIAQGKSVLLVNPTWQQSEREQLKQLCQRTQPPEIFSQKSHILIPTGGTSGQLKFAIHTPATLSASVRGFQQFFQLEQVNCFCILPLYHVSGLMQLWRSHVSQGVFRLGNYADLKRGVLPDLNVREFCLSLVPTQLQVLLEICPEWLAQFRLVLLGGAPPWRSLLDKARKFQIQLALTYGMTETASQVVALKPEDFLAGKNCAGQVLPHGKLSFSAQQLISIEATSLFQGYYPQFSDRKILETDDVGYLDTAGYLHLFGRQSQKIISGGENIYPAEIESVIFATDLVQDVAIVGFPDPYWGETVAAAVSLKKQVALQTLKTAIASQLSPYKQPKHWLLLEKLPRNAQGKLNRSQLRQMIENRYQ from the coding sequence ATGTCATCTCTAGAAATTATTGACCAAACAGATCCGGTGATTTTCGCGACGGAATTTCACCAGGCGATCGCCCAGGGAAAATCTGTCCTCCTGGTCAATCCCACTTGGCAGCAATCGGAGCGGGAGCAGTTAAAGCAGTTGTGCCAACGAACCCAACCGCCCGAAATTTTCAGCCAAAAATCCCATATTCTGATCCCCACGGGCGGCACCTCTGGCCAGTTAAAGTTTGCAATCCATACCCCTGCAACCCTATCGGCTTCGGTGAGGGGCTTCCAGCAATTTTTCCAACTGGAGCAGGTCAATTGTTTTTGTATTTTGCCCCTGTACCACGTGAGCGGCCTCATGCAACTGTGGCGATCGCACGTCAGCCAAGGCGTTTTTAGATTGGGCAATTATGCAGATCTTAAGCGGGGTGTTTTGCCGGATTTGAACGTTAGGGAATTTTGTCTGTCCCTGGTGCCGACCCAGCTGCAGGTGTTGCTGGAGATTTGTCCCGAATGGTTGGCCCAATTTCGTCTGGTGCTGCTCGGCGGTGCTCCCCCCTGGCGATCGCTCCTCGACAAAGCGCGGAAATTCCAGATCCAACTGGCCCTCACCTACGGCATGACCGAAACCGCCTCCCAGGTGGTCGCCCTAAAACCAGAGGATTTTTTAGCTGGGAAAAATTGCGCCGGACAAGTATTGCCCCATGGGAAACTCTCATTTTCTGCGCAACAGCTCATCTCCATTGAGGCCACTTCATTATTCCAGGGGTATTATCCCCAGTTCAGCGATCGCAAAATCTTAGAAACCGATGATGTTGGCTACTTAGACACCGCCGGTTATCTACATTTATTCGGCCGCCAAAGCCAGAAAATAATCAGCGGCGGCGAAAATATCTATCCGGCAGAAATTGAATCAGTGATCTTTGCCACAGACCTCGTCCAAGATGTCGCCATTGTGGGCTTTCCTGATCCCTACTGGGGCGAAACCGTCGCCGCCGCCGTCAGTTTAAAAAAGCAGGTGGCACTACAAACTTTGAAAACGGCGATCGCCTCCCAACTGAGTCCCTACAAACAGCCGAAACATTGGCTCCTCTTGGAAAAATTACCGCGCAATGCCCAGGGCAAGCTCAATCGTTCCCAACTGCGCCAAATGATTGAAAATCGCTATCAATAG
- a CDS encoding hypothetical protein (conserved hypothetical membrane protein): protein MFSKETLFALSLFPYLGFLWFLTKSGKTPKLVLVGFYVLLVFVAISIPAGLYAQVHYGEELANVDWLHGSAESFLTLSNVLVVLGFVGAIAKLKETKSE from the coding sequence ATGTTTTCCAAAGAAACTCTCTTCGCCCTATCGCTGTTTCCTTATCTCGGTTTTTTGTGGTTTCTCACCAAATCCGGCAAAACCCCGAAATTAGTCCTGGTCGGCTTCTATGTGCTCCTCGTTTTTGTGGCGATCTCGATCCCCGCTGGTCTCTATGCCCAGGTGCATTACGGTGAAGAACTGGCCAATGTGGACTGGCTCCATGGCAGCGCCGAATCTTTCTTGACCCTTTCTAACGTCCTGGTGGTGCTCGGTTTCGTGGGGGCGATCGCCAAGCTCAAGGAAACCAAATCCGAGTAA
- the crtU gene encoding beta-carotene desaturase translates to MTDNNSLPPISRRSALKLLGVGAAGSMVGYTRFAKPHPTIHQQESLDLPRHHTQGKKVVVIGGGLAGLASAYELSQRGFQVTLLEKAPQLGGKVASWPIDVGEEEFMMEHGFHGFFPQYYNLKSLVSELSIRDNFQSLDYYSLVFKDPDRYQPEVFRPSNTAFPWNIVDLAISSPNRLRWGINLTKIKHLEVFHAITGFKIPRTYDAYDAITVADWVRGEFPQGLYDLYFLPFAKSSLNAPDTLSTGELLQFFHFYFFGNPEGLAFNGTVDDMGTSLVQPIANAIRAKGGQILTDVSVSEIRCEGNQIQAVTYQQGDEQTDIPFWVSKNELIPDEVLAYYGAGDTVYAVNPATEDGLSLTCTHQGCTVGRQADGSFLCPCHGARYDANGKRLSGPAQRDLPQFKVQDRDHEQVQLVAQNPSNDLQRATLDADYVVIAADVPGTRHLFTRLTGDIDGEAVRKVDKLVVSDPFAVARFWLDRDFPWEHSKFASLSGYALTDSITLYHKIQTQFKEWADHTGGSVVELHAYCYKEKEFPTQAALLETFENELYEIVPELKGATVIHRQLVNQKNFSGYPPNSYGDRPTTESEITNLMYAGDWVKMPFPCGLMERAISSGLLAANSILYKEGIQRRPILSVNPEGVIKI, encoded by the coding sequence ATGACTGACAACAATTCCCTCCCCCCTATTTCTCGACGGAGTGCCCTAAAACTTCTCGGCGTGGGGGCCGCAGGATCGATGGTGGGCTACACCCGCTTCGCCAAACCCCACCCGACGATCCACCAGCAAGAATCATTGGATCTGCCCCGTCACCACACCCAAGGGAAAAAAGTTGTTGTCATTGGGGGCGGTCTGGCCGGTTTAGCCTCTGCTTATGAACTCAGTCAACGGGGGTTCCAGGTGACCCTCCTGGAAAAAGCGCCCCAACTTGGGGGTAAAGTTGCCAGCTGGCCGATCGATGTAGGTGAAGAGGAATTCATGATGGAGCATGGCTTCCATGGTTTCTTTCCCCAGTATTACAACCTCAAGAGCCTGGTCAGTGAACTCAGCATTCGGGATAATTTCCAGTCCTTGGACTACTACTCCCTCGTCTTCAAAGACCCAGACCGCTACCAACCGGAGGTCTTTCGGCCCAGTAATACGGCCTTTCCCTGGAACATCGTTGATTTGGCCATTTCTTCCCCCAATCGTCTTCGCTGGGGGATCAATCTCACCAAAATTAAACACCTAGAAGTGTTCCACGCGATCACAGGTTTTAAGATTCCCCGCACCTATGATGCTTACGACGCGATCACCGTCGCCGACTGGGTCCGGGGCGAATTTCCCCAGGGGCTCTATGATCTTTACTTCTTGCCCTTTGCCAAATCCAGCCTCAATGCCCCTGACACCCTCAGCACTGGGGAACTACTGCAATTTTTCCATTTCTATTTCTTTGGGAATCCCGAAGGTCTCGCTTTTAATGGCACTGTCGATGACATGGGCACCAGCCTAGTCCAGCCGATCGCCAACGCGATCCGCGCCAAAGGGGGCCAAATCCTGACCGATGTGTCTGTTAGTGAAATTCGCTGTGAAGGCAATCAAATTCAAGCTGTCACCTACCAACAGGGGGATGAACAGACTGATATTCCCTTCTGGGTCAGCAAAAATGAACTGATTCCCGATGAAGTGCTGGCCTACTATGGTGCTGGGGACACAGTCTATGCGGTAAATCCGGCAACAGAGGATGGCCTATCCCTCACCTGTACCCACCAGGGTTGCACCGTTGGTCGTCAAGCGGATGGATCTTTCCTCTGTCCTTGCCATGGTGCTCGCTACGATGCTAATGGCAAGCGCCTCAGTGGTCCGGCCCAACGGGACCTTCCCCAATTTAAAGTGCAAGACCGTGACCACGAGCAGGTGCAGTTGGTCGCCCAAAACCCCAGTAATGACCTCCAGCGGGCCACCTTAGACGCAGATTATGTGGTGATCGCCGCTGACGTACCTGGAACGCGCCATCTCTTTACCCGGCTGACGGGGGATATTGATGGGGAAGCGGTGCGGAAGGTGGATAAATTAGTCGTATCCGATCCCTTTGCGGTGGCACGTTTCTGGCTAGACCGGGATTTCCCCTGGGAGCATAGTAAATTTGCCTCCCTGTCGGGCTACGCCTTAACCGATAGCATTACCCTTTATCACAAGATCCAGACTCAGTTTAAGGAATGGGCCGATCACACTGGGGGCAGTGTGGTAGAACTCCATGCCTACTGCTACAAGGAAAAAGAATTTCCCACCCAGGCGGCTCTGCTGGAAACCTTTGAGAATGAACTCTATGAGATCGTGCCGGAACTGAAGGGGGCGACGGTGATCCACCGTCAGTTGGTGAACCAGAAGAATTTCTCTGGCTATCCGCCCAATAGCTATGGCGATCGCCCGACGACCGAAAGTGAAATCACCAACTTGATGTATGCGGGGGATTGGGTGAAAATGCCCTTCCCCTGTGGCTTAATGGAGCGGGCCATTAGCAGCGGTTTGCTGGCGGCCAATAGCATTCTTTACAAAGAAGGCATTCAACGGCGGCCCATTTTATCGGTCAACCCAGAAGGGGTAATCAAAATCTAG
- the prmA gene encoding ribosomal protein L11 methyltransferase, whose product MATNWWELQIRCDPSAEETIFWRLDDFGCRGMAGEKQGKSYLIRAYSPEAEFDYLDLAALALLLKQDALLARLPKPMVKWHLIDEEDWSSSWKSHWQPQEIGDRLLIYPAWLEVPKQSDRKILRLDPGSAFGTGAHQTTQLCLEALEMRLSYQPETQVIADIGCGSGILSIGALLLGAKQSFGVDTDILAVEASESNCALNHIGPDRMAIAQGSLDTLIELHPEPFDGIVCNILAEIIIDLIPQMSAIVKPSTWGILSGILIEQIQPVADTLEQNGWAIAALWKKDEWCCFNIRRN is encoded by the coding sequence ATGGCAACGAATTGGTGGGAACTACAGATCCGCTGTGACCCGAGTGCTGAAGAAACAATCTTCTGGCGCTTGGATGATTTTGGCTGTCGGGGAATGGCAGGGGAAAAGCAAGGAAAATCCTACTTGATTCGTGCCTATAGTCCCGAAGCAGAATTTGATTATCTGGATTTAGCGGCCTTAGCACTATTGCTCAAGCAGGATGCTCTGTTGGCCCGTTTACCAAAACCGATGGTGAAATGGCACTTGATCGATGAAGAAGATTGGTCAAGCAGTTGGAAAAGCCACTGGCAACCTCAGGAGATAGGCGATCGCCTGCTCATTTATCCTGCTTGGTTAGAGGTGCCCAAACAATCAGACCGCAAGATTCTCCGTCTGGATCCCGGTTCAGCCTTTGGGACAGGGGCCCACCAGACCACTCAATTGTGTCTCGAAGCGCTGGAAATGCGCCTCAGCTACCAACCGGAAACCCAGGTGATTGCTGATATTGGCTGTGGTTCAGGGATTCTTTCCATCGGTGCTCTGCTTTTGGGGGCGAAGCAAAGCTTTGGGGTAGACACCGATATCCTCGCCGTGGAAGCGTCTGAGAGTAACTGCGCCCTCAATCACATCGGCCCAGACCGCATGGCGATCGCCCAGGGGAGCCTCGATACCCTCATTGAGCTGCACCCAGAGCCCTTCGATGGCATCGTCTGTAATATTCTCGCTGAAATCATTATCGACTTGATCCCCCAAATGTCGGCGATCGTCAAACCCAGCACCTGGGGAATTCTCAGTGGCATTTTGATTGAACAAATTCAGCCCGTCGCCGATACCCTCGAACAAAATGGCTGGGCGATCGCTGCCCTCTGGAAAAAAGACGAGTGGTGCTGCTTCAATATCCGTCGCAACTAA
- the serA gene encoding D-3-phosphoglycerate dehydrogenase — MAKVLVSDSIDQAGIDILSQVAQVDIKVGLPLEELISIIPEYDALMIRSGTKVTREVIEAGKNLKIIGRAGVGVDNVDIPAATRQGIIVVNSPEGNTIAAAEHALAMMLSLSRHIPDANQSVQGKEWNRKKFVGSEVYKKTLGVVGLGKIGAHVASVGKALGMKLLAYDPFISEERAGQLGCRLVDLDYLFREADYITLHVPKTPETTHLIGEASIAKMKPTTRIINCARGGVVDEVAVAKAIREGRLGGAALDVFEEEPLGESELRDLDNVVLTPHLGASTAEAQVNVAIDVAEQIRDVILGLPARSAVNIPGLNANVMEKLRPYLQLAETLGNMVGQLAGGRIEKLSVTLQGDLAEKETKPLVVAAIKGLLSPALRERVNYVNAEIEAKERGIRIIETRDESERDYTASMHLEATGSDGTYSVNGALLSDGDIRITSINDFPINVPPTGYMLFTLHRDVPGIIGKIGSLLGSFNVNIASMQVGRKIVRGDAVMVLSLDDPLPEGVLPEIMKITGIRDAYTVKL; from the coding sequence ATGGCTAAAGTTCTTGTTTCCGACTCCATTGACCAGGCCGGAATCGATATCCTCTCCCAGGTCGCCCAAGTAGACATCAAAGTCGGACTCCCCCTAGAAGAACTCATCAGCATTATTCCCGAATACGATGCCCTGATGATTCGCTCCGGTACAAAGGTCACCCGGGAAGTGATCGAAGCTGGTAAAAACTTAAAAATCATTGGCCGCGCCGGAGTTGGCGTTGATAATGTCGATATTCCCGCCGCCACCCGCCAAGGAATCATCGTCGTGAATTCCCCCGAAGGCAACACCATTGCTGCTGCTGAACATGCCCTGGCAATGATGCTGTCCCTTTCCCGTCATATCCCCGATGCGAATCAATCCGTCCAGGGCAAGGAATGGAACCGAAAAAAATTCGTCGGTTCAGAAGTCTACAAAAAAACCCTAGGCGTTGTTGGTCTTGGTAAAATTGGCGCCCATGTAGCCAGCGTCGGTAAAGCCCTCGGCATGAAACTCCTCGCCTACGATCCCTTCATTTCCGAAGAACGGGCCGGACAGCTCGGTTGTCGCCTCGTTGACCTCGATTACCTGTTCCGGGAAGCGGACTACATTACGCTCCATGTCCCCAAAACGCCTGAAACGACTCACTTAATCGGGGAAGCTTCGATCGCCAAAATGAAACCCACTACCCGGATCATTAACTGCGCCCGGGGCGGTGTTGTGGATGAAGTGGCTGTAGCCAAGGCAATCCGTGAGGGACGCCTCGGTGGGGCAGCCCTAGATGTGTTTGAAGAAGAACCCCTGGGAGAATCGGAACTCCGGGATCTCGATAATGTCGTCCTCACGCCGCACCTAGGCGCCTCCACCGCCGAAGCCCAAGTGAACGTGGCGATCGACGTGGCCGAACAAATCCGTGATGTGATCCTCGGTTTACCCGCCCGCTCTGCGGTGAATATCCCCGGCCTCAATGCCAATGTGATGGAAAAACTCCGTCCCTATCTCCAGTTGGCTGAAACCCTGGGGAATATGGTGGGTCAGTTGGCCGGTGGTCGCATCGAGAAACTGAGTGTCACTCTACAGGGGGATCTCGCAGAGAAGGAAACGAAGCCCCTTGTGGTGGCAGCAATTAAAGGTTTACTTTCTCCGGCACTCCGGGAACGCGTCAACTATGTGAATGCGGAAATTGAAGCGAAGGAACGGGGCATCCGCATTATCGAAACCCGCGATGAATCGGAACGGGATTATACGGCTTCGATGCACTTAGAGGCGACCGGATCTGACGGCACTTACTCTGTGAATGGAGCGCTCCTGAGTGATGGAGATATTCGCATCACCAGCATTAATGATTTCCCCATCAACGTGCCGCCGACGGGCTATATGCTCTTTACGCTACACCGTGATGTACCGGGGATTATTGGTAAAATTGGGTCCCTTTTGGGTAGCTTCAATGTCAATATCGCCAGTATGCAGGTGGGCCGCAAGATTGTTCGGGGGGATGCGGTCATGGTCCTCAGCCTAGATGATCCCCTGCCGGAAGGCGTACTCCCTGAAATTATGAAAATCACGGGAATTCGGGACGCCTATACGGTGAAGCTGTAA
- the rimM gene encoding 16S rRNA processing protein RimM, whose protein sequence is MAEQDWIIIGQVVAAQGLKGEVRINPSTDFPERFEVPGQRWLQLPNQAPQSVELERGRQIPGKYLFVVKFEHIQDRTQAESIRGANVLVRAGDRPELDTDEYHVSDLIGLEVFDFTSKEKLGVVTDLYTAAQDVLEVADANQKKHLVPFVKAIVPVVDLLENRLEVDVPPGLFDI, encoded by the coding sequence GTGGCAGAACAAGATTGGATCATCATCGGGCAAGTAGTCGCCGCCCAGGGCCTCAAAGGGGAAGTGCGTATCAACCCCAGTACCGATTTTCCCGAGCGCTTTGAAGTACCAGGCCAGCGCTGGTTACAGCTCCCTAACCAAGCGCCCCAATCGGTGGAACTCGAACGGGGCCGCCAAATTCCTGGTAAATATTTGTTCGTGGTCAAGTTTGAACATATCCAAGACCGCACCCAGGCCGAAAGTATCCGGGGGGCGAATGTACTCGTCCGGGCAGGCGATCGCCCAGAGTTAGACACCGACGAATACCATGTGAGTGATCTCATTGGTCTTGAGGTTTTTGATTTCACCAGTAAAGAAAAACTCGGGGTTGTTACGGATCTTTACACAGCCGCCCAGGATGTCCTCGAAGTGGCCGATGCTAACCAGAAAAAACACTTGGTTCCTTTCGTCAAGGCGATCGTCCCGGTGGTAGATCTGCTGGAAAATCGCCTGGAAGTAGATGTCCCGCCCGGACTTTTTGATATTTAA
- a CDS encoding thioredoxin-like protein txlA like protein: MTDATSGQNKLKGLVIGLVAIALAVSLALGIKFQPAAATLETQAAEAMPLTVALENGRPTLMEFYADWCTSCQAMAEDLHQLKQSYGDRLNFVMLNVDNGKWLPEVLKYRVDGIPHFVFLDETGQAIAETIGEQPRSILEADLGALLAHDDLPYTYNQGQVSKLNNPGQPRQSDPRSHGAQIKS, from the coding sequence ATGACTGACGCAACTTCTGGACAAAACAAACTCAAGGGTCTGGTAATTGGCCTGGTGGCGATCGCCCTCGCCGTATCCTTAGCCCTTGGCATTAAATTTCAGCCCGCCGCTGCTACCCTCGAAACCCAGGCCGCCGAAGCGATGCCCCTCACCGTTGCCTTAGAAAATGGCCGCCCCACCCTGATGGAGTTCTACGCCGATTGGTGTACCAGTTGTCAGGCGATGGCCGAAGATCTACATCAACTGAAACAAAGCTATGGTGATCGCCTCAATTTCGTGATGTTAAACGTAGACAACGGCAAATGGCTGCCAGAGGTTCTGAAATACCGCGTTGACGGGATTCCCCACTTTGTTTTCTTAGATGAAACAGGTCAGGCGATCGCCGAAACCATCGGCGAACAACCCCGCAGTATCCTCGAAGCAGATCTTGGCGCCTTACTAGCCCACGATGATCTGCCCTATACCTACAACCAAGGGCAAGTGTCTAAACTCAATAACCCAGGCCAACCCCGCCAAAGTGATCCCCGCAGCCACGGCGCTCAGATCAAGAGTTAG
- a CDS encoding hypothetical protein (conserved hypothetical protein) — translation MNIKSLLTATACLSVVGFAPQVVLAHTFETNFQVRFDTIELEASFGEEGVLSDAPVTVFSPDNPEEPIMVGRTDENGKFTFQADITKAGDWAVEIGNANDSHWDRLTIPVQAEGIDASTISAIPQPEHSHDYFAYSFLATMVGLGVFFGTRPNKDRA, via the coding sequence ATGAATATCAAATCCTTACTTACCGCCACTGCTTGCTTATCCGTTGTGGGCTTTGCTCCTCAAGTAGTTTTAGCCCATACCTTTGAAACTAATTTTCAAGTGCGCTTCGATACCATTGAGCTCGAGGCGTCCTTCGGGGAAGAAGGTGTGTTGTCTGATGCTCCGGTAACGGTCTTTTCCCCCGACAATCCAGAAGAACCGATCATGGTGGGCCGCACCGATGAGAATGGAAAATTCACCTTCCAGGCAGATATTACGAAAGCAGGGGACTGGGCCGTGGAGATCGGGAATGCCAACGATAGCCACTGGGATCGCCTAACCATTCCTGTACAAGCCGAAGGAATCGATGCCAGCACTATTAGTGCTATCCCCCAACCGGAACATAGCCACGATTATTTTGCTTACTCTTTCTTGGCGACCATGGTCGGCCTAGGCGTATTTTTTGGGACTCGCCCCAACAAGGACCGAGCTTAA
- the rluA gene encoding 23S rRNA-specific pseudouridylate synthase yields the protein MADQILELRVEGQGERLDQWLAQQLPELSRSRLQRLIEQGQVQLNDDLCQSKKAKLKLGDRLVVTLPAPTTMALEPEAMDLEILFEDEHFLIVNKPAGMVVHPAPGNYTGTLVHGLLAHCGTNLAGIGGVQRPGIVHRLDKDTTGAIAIAKTDQAHQSLQAQIKAKTARREYMGIVYGCPRENAGTIEAPIARHKGDRKKMTVDETGRPAVTHWEIIERLGNYSLLYYKLETGRTHQIRVHSAHMGNPILGDPLYTSNRFDKVKLTGQALHACKLVVAHPITGETIEAIAPPPAEFEKLLRFLRQRQ from the coding sequence ATGGCGGATCAAATTTTAGAATTACGAGTCGAGGGGCAAGGAGAGCGACTTGATCAATGGCTGGCACAACAGTTGCCGGAGCTGTCGCGGTCGCGGTTACAGCGCTTAATCGAACAGGGCCAAGTGCAACTTAATGATGATCTTTGCCAGTCTAAAAAGGCAAAATTAAAGCTTGGCGATCGCCTAGTGGTGACCCTCCCGGCCCCGACAACGATGGCCCTGGAACCGGAGGCAATGGATTTAGAAATTTTGTTTGAAGATGAGCATTTTCTGATCGTTAACAAACCCGCTGGAATGGTGGTGCATCCAGCGCCGGGGAATTATACAGGAACCCTTGTCCATGGCTTATTGGCCCACTGCGGGACTAATTTGGCCGGCATTGGCGGTGTGCAGCGGCCGGGCATTGTTCACCGTTTGGATAAGGATACGACCGGGGCGATCGCCATCGCGAAAACGGACCAGGCCCACCAGAGTTTGCAGGCGCAAATTAAAGCCAAAACCGCCAGGCGTGAATATATGGGCATTGTCTATGGTTGCCCCCGGGAAAATGCTGGGACGATTGAGGCTCCCATTGCTAGACACAAAGGCGATCGCAAAAAAATGACTGTTGATGAAACAGGTCGCCCGGCGGTAACCCACTGGGAGATCATCGAGCGTCTCGGAAATTATTCTCTGCTCTATTACAAACTGGAAACAGGGCGCACCCACCAGATCCGCGTCCACAGCGCCCATATGGGGAATCCGATTCTCGGGGATCCCCTCTACACGAGCAACCGCTTTGATAAGGTCAAACTTACTGGCCAGGCTCTCCACGCCTGCAAGTTAGTGGTCGCCCACCCTATCACCGGGGAAACCATTGAGGCGATCGCTCCCCCACCCGCAGAGTTTGAAAAATTACTGCGATTCTTACGGCAGCGACAGTAA
- the psbT gene encoding photosystem II reaction center, PsbT protein gives MDSVAYIVVLAMALSVLFFAIAFREPPRIEK, from the coding sequence ATGGATAGTGTTGCTTACATTGTTGTCCTAGCGATGGCGTTATCGGTTCTCTTTTTTGCGATCGCCTTCCGTGAACCTCCCCGTATCGAAAAATAA
- a CDS encoding hypothetical protein (conserved hypothetical protein TIGR00244, ATP cone domain), with amino-acid sequence MECPYCQHTDSRVLESRSTGAGRSIRRRRECLSCKHRFTTYERIEFVPISVIKRNGQSEAFDRSKILRGMVRACEKTSVLPSTLEAIAEEIEAQLQQKPKRSITTAQIGDLVLHRLRQESEVAYVRFASVYRQFQGVDDFIETLSHLQESAEQANLWIQTLGDEENPETSTTSPSMLTPSGK; translated from the coding sequence ATGGAATGCCCCTATTGCCAACATACTGATAGTCGCGTTTTAGAGTCAAGATCCACTGGCGCTGGCCGCAGTATTCGCCGTCGCCGGGAATGCCTCAGTTGTAAGCACCGCTTCACCACCTACGAACGCATCGAGTTCGTCCCTATTTCCGTGATTAAACGTAACGGCCAGAGCGAAGCCTTTGACCGCTCCAAAATTCTCCGGGGTATGGTGCGCGCCTGTGAAAAAACCAGCGTTTTGCCTTCTACCCTTGAGGCGATCGCCGAAGAAATCGAAGCCCAACTCCAACAAAAACCGAAGCGTAGCATCACCACAGCCCAGATCGGCGATCTCGTTCTCCATCGTCTCCGTCAAGAAAGTGAAGTCGCCTATGTGCGATTTGCCTCCGTTTATCGCCAGTTCCAAGGAGTTGACGACTTTATCGAAACCCTCAGTCACCTCCAAGAAAGCGCCGAGCAAGCCAACCTCTGGATCCAAACCCTAGGGGATGAAGAAAATCCTGAAACCAGTACCACCAGCCCCTCCATGCTCACCCCTTCCGGGAAATAA